The Bacillota bacterium genome has a window encoding:
- the tsaE gene encoding tRNA (adenosine(37)-N6)-threonylcarbamoyltransferase complex ATPase subunit type 1 TsaE, with the protein MTTLTSHSPQETLQIGERIGRRLGPGDLVCLSGDLGAGKTCLARGIAKALGVDPDTVTSPTFVLAQEYTGRVPVYHLDLYRLTSEASVEEAGLDEYLDSDGVAIVEWPGVFPALERMERLEIRVRMGPEDTFRTLEFAAHGPRYSAFMEEIGLADPCG; encoded by the coding sequence ATGACGACACTGACATCCCATTCGCCCCAGGAAACACTCCAGATCGGGGAGCGAATAGGCAGAAGGCTCGGCCCCGGTGATCTCGTGTGTCTTTCCGGCGACTTGGGGGCGGGCAAGACCTGTCTGGCCAGGGGCATTGCTAAGGCGCTCGGTGTCGACCCCGACACGGTAACCAGTCCTACGTTCGTGCTCGCTCAGGAGTACACCGGACGTGTTCCTGTGTACCACCTCGACCTGTACCGGCTGACCTCCGAGGCGTCCGTGGAAGAGGCGGGGCTTGACGAATACCTGGACTCAGATGGAGTTGCGATCGTGGAATGGCCTGGGGTATTCCCCGCCCTGGAACGCATGGAACGGCTGGAGATACGGGTCAGAATGGGGCCCGAGGATACGTTCCGCACACTTGAATTCGCCGCACATGGCCCCAGGTACTCAGCCTTTATGGAGGAGATAGGTCTTGCTGATCCTTGCGGTTGA
- the tsaB gene encoding tRNA (adenosine(37)-N6)-threonylcarbamoyltransferase complex dimerization subunit type 1 TsaB produces the protein MLILAVDTSTTVGGVSLLRDGELMTEQIMNVRRTHSERLMSSVEAALSATGCSPQDLDCVAACIGPGSFTGVRIGVAAAKALAWAVGVPAIGVPGPDALAYGRTGDADDQIWALIDARHGRCYTAAFKPSRAGRAGERMTPYSLQRLDSILLEAGKSRGRCIFVGDGAAMHREAILSGLGDQAVIPPDALLVLRPAQVGLVAAELISSGEEGDPATMVPMYLRESEAEVKLLGGEL, from the coding sequence TTGCTGATCCTTGCGGTTGACACCTCGACCACGGTCGGAGGTGTCTCGCTTCTCAGGGACGGGGAACTTATGACAGAACAGATTATGAACGTCCGGAGGACGCATTCAGAGAGACTCATGTCCTCTGTGGAGGCTGCTCTTTCGGCGACTGGGTGTTCCCCGCAGGATCTTGATTGCGTGGCGGCGTGTATTGGGCCGGGTTCCTTTACCGGCGTTCGCATTGGGGTTGCCGCGGCCAAAGCCCTGGCGTGGGCAGTTGGGGTTCCTGCGATCGGTGTCCCCGGCCCTGACGCCCTCGCTTACGGACGGACGGGCGATGCCGACGATCAAATCTGGGCATTGATAGACGCGAGACACGGGCGCTGTTACACCGCGGCATTCAAACCGTCGAGAGCGGGCCGCGCTGGCGAGAGGATGACTCCGTATTCTCTGCAGAGACTCGATTCCATACTCCTTGAGGCTGGAAAATCCCGTGGGAGGTGCATATTTGTCGGGGATGGGGCTGCAATGCACAGGGAGGCGATTCTGTCCGGCCTGGGCGATCAGGCGGTGATCCCGCCTGATGCTCTTCTTGTGCTCAGGCCAGCGCAGGTCGGCCTGGTTGCAGCCGAACTCATCTCCTCCGGCGAGGAGGGAGACCCGGCGAC